The following are encoded together in the Pararhizobium qamdonense genome:
- a CDS encoding L,D-transpeptidase family protein: MSGTFRLFALASSIAYASIAAASATNLTAEAINSAPLDVIPAAYTPTPTNVDPTITASTTSTAVDPATVALPFDTNIPSASVARLQVLLDRAGASPGVIDGLDGGNLRSALAAYETMRGLPADGKISPQVIGAIEDANQVIGSYVITAADLSAIAGAIPKDYAQMAQMKYLGYATATEALAERFHMGEDLLKALNPQAKFVDGETIFVADLGANKKGAAVSVEVDKKLGQLRAYAADRSLLAAYPATIGSETNPSPSGTHTVKTVVLNPEYTYNPKVNFQQGSNDKVLTLPPGPNGPVGTVWIDLSEPTFGIHGTPEPSRIDKTGSHGCVRLTNWDAEELAKLLTRDVPVKFM; this comes from the coding sequence ATGTCCGGCACGTTTCGCCTCTTCGCGCTTGCAAGCTCTATCGCCTATGCATCCATCGCGGCAGCATCCGCAACAAATCTGACAGCAGAGGCAATCAACAGTGCGCCTCTTGACGTCATCCCCGCTGCCTACACACCAACGCCAACGAACGTCGATCCGACGATAACGGCGAGCACCACATCGACGGCGGTCGATCCGGCGACGGTCGCGTTGCCATTCGATACCAACATTCCGTCAGCATCAGTCGCACGACTGCAGGTGCTGCTTGACAGAGCTGGCGCCTCTCCCGGTGTGATCGACGGCCTCGACGGCGGCAATCTCCGCAGCGCGCTCGCTGCTTACGAAACAATGCGCGGCCTTCCCGCCGATGGAAAGATCAGTCCACAGGTTATCGGTGCCATCGAGGATGCCAATCAGGTCATCGGCAGCTATGTCATAACAGCAGCGGATCTGTCTGCGATCGCAGGTGCTATCCCCAAAGATTATGCGCAGATGGCGCAAATGAAATATCTAGGCTATGCCACGGCGACGGAGGCATTGGCAGAGCGTTTCCATATGGGCGAAGACTTACTGAAGGCGCTCAATCCACAGGCCAAGTTCGTAGATGGCGAGACAATTTTCGTTGCCGATCTCGGTGCCAACAAAAAAGGCGCTGCCGTTAGCGTCGAAGTCGATAAGAAACTAGGCCAACTTCGAGCCTATGCCGCCGATCGGTCTCTTTTAGCTGCCTATCCCGCAACGATCGGCAGTGAAACGAACCCGTCACCGTCGGGCACACATACGGTCAAAACGGTGGTGCTTAACCCGGAGTATACCTACAATCCGAAGGTCAATTTCCAGCAGGGCAGCAACGACAAGGTCCTAACTTTGCCTCCTGGCCCGAACGGTCCAGTTGGAACCGTCTGGATTGATCTTTCCGAACCAACCTTCGGGATACACGGCACACCCGAACCGAGCCGTATCGACAAGACCGGCTCTCACGGTTGCGTGCGCCTTACCAACTGGGATGCTGAAGAGTTGGCGAAGTTGCTGACGAGAGACGTGCCCGTGAAGTTTATGTGA
- a CDS encoding D-tagatose-bisphosphate aldolase, class II, non-catalytic subunit, with amino-acid sequence MSAIDDNREVALQKLFGAIRLPLPRGITSVCSAHPLVIEAALRRAAAEDQVALIEATCNQVNQEGGYTGMKPSDFRRFIEGIAADIGFPVERIILGGDHLGPNPWRKLPAEDAMVRAEAMVAAYVEAGFEKIHLDTSMGCAGEPLALEDELTSARAARLAKTAEDAALRLGRRPPVYIIGTEVPPPGGATHQLDEIEVTRADAAMKTLAVHRAAFTRAGVASAMERVIGIVVQPGVEFGNANVALYKPDRAHELIAALEEMPGVLFEAHSTDYQPAATLSALVDDGFAILKVGPGLTFALREALYGLDAIADVIDGRAGEANLVTTMEALMVQQPANWAGHYSGGADEERLQRHFSYSDRIRYYWPDAKASAAVDDLFGRFTGDIAETLISQYLGRLHADAVEKRVAPRPRDLCLAAIDAALAPYFDATAAR; translated from the coding sequence ATGAGTGCGATCGACGACAATCGCGAAGTAGCGCTTCAAAAGCTGTTCGGCGCAATACGTCTCCCTCTCCCGCGCGGCATCACATCCGTCTGCTCGGCGCATCCGCTTGTCATAGAGGCAGCGCTCCGGCGCGCCGCTGCAGAGGATCAGGTGGCGCTCATTGAGGCGACCTGCAATCAGGTCAATCAGGAGGGTGGCTATACCGGGATGAAGCCCTCGGATTTTCGAAGGTTTATCGAAGGCATAGCCGCCGATATAGGTTTTCCTGTTGAGCGCATCATTCTTGGCGGCGACCATCTCGGTCCCAATCCATGGAGGAAACTTCCGGCAGAAGACGCGATGGTGCGGGCGGAGGCGATGGTTGCAGCCTATGTCGAGGCCGGGTTCGAGAAGATACATCTCGATACCTCGATGGGCTGCGCGGGCGAACCTCTGGCGCTCGAAGACGAATTGACTTCGGCTCGAGCCGCCCGCCTGGCGAAAACTGCAGAAGATGCAGCGCTTCGCTTGGGACGGCGTCCGCCCGTCTATATCATCGGAACCGAAGTTCCGCCGCCCGGCGGAGCGACGCACCAGCTCGACGAAATTGAGGTCACACGCGCGGATGCCGCCATGAAGACGCTGGCTGTTCACCGAGCTGCGTTTACTCGAGCTGGGGTGGCTTCGGCAATGGAGCGTGTCATCGGGATCGTCGTTCAACCGGGAGTCGAATTCGGCAACGCAAATGTGGCGCTTTACAAACCGGACCGGGCGCATGAGCTGATTGCGGCGCTGGAAGAGATGCCCGGAGTGCTGTTCGAAGCGCATTCCACCGATTACCAGCCCGCCGCCACCCTATCTGCCCTTGTCGATGACGGCTTTGCCATCCTCAAGGTCGGACCGGGACTGACGTTTGCGCTGCGTGAAGCTCTATACGGTCTCGACGCGATCGCCGATGTAATCGACGGGAGAGCCGGTGAAGCCAACCTTGTGACAACCATGGAAGCGCTCATGGTTCAACAGCCTGCAAATTGGGCCGGCCATTACAGCGGCGGAGCGGACGAAGAGCGGCTGCAGCGGCATTTCAGCTATAGCGACCGGATCCGCTACTATTGGCCGGACGCCAAGGCCTCTGCTGCAGTCGATGACCTGTTCGGCCGGTTCACCGGCGACATTGCCGAAACGCTGATCAGTCAGTATCTGGGAAGGCTTCATGCCGACGCCGTGGAAAAGCGTGTCGCACCCCGGCCGCGCGACCTCTGCCTGGCCGCAATCGATGCGGCATTGGCTCCCTATTTTGATGCCACGGCAGCCCGATAA
- a CDS encoding ABC transporter ATP-binding protein, with amino-acid sequence MASVSVTNVRKSYGHFEVLHGVDVDIEDGEFVILVGPSGCGKSTLLRMIAGLEEISGGTVSIGSKVVNNVAPKERDIAMVFQSYALYPHLTVEANMGFSLKLAKAAKEETRKRVLDAAQILGLEHLLDRYPRNLSGGQRQRVAMGRAIVRNPQVFLFDEPLSNLDAKLRVQMRSEIKQLHQRLKTTTIYVTHDQIEAMTMADRIVVMRDGFVEQIGTPLDLYDRPANLFVAGFIGSPGMNLIRGRISATGPLAFIADSGGKLPLPARADLERGAEVIYGIRPEHLTIGQGPVTADVLLIEPTGAETQVTAKFGSNHLIATVRERLNLAAGDTLAIAPDVGKLHLFDAKTEKRLVLA; translated from the coding sequence ATGGCGTCAGTAAGCGTTACGAATGTCCGCAAGAGCTACGGTCATTTCGAAGTTCTGCATGGGGTGGACGTCGATATCGAGGATGGCGAATTCGTTATTCTCGTCGGCCCGTCCGGCTGCGGAAAATCGACATTGCTGCGCATGATTGCAGGGCTTGAGGAGATTTCCGGCGGAACGGTCTCGATCGGTAGCAAGGTGGTCAACAATGTCGCCCCCAAGGAACGCGATATTGCGATGGTCTTCCAGTCCTACGCGCTTTACCCACATCTGACGGTCGAAGCGAATATGGGATTTTCGCTGAAACTGGCAAAAGCGGCGAAGGAAGAGACCAGGAAACGAGTCCTGGACGCCGCACAAATTCTGGGACTTGAGCATCTGCTTGACAGGTATCCGCGAAATCTCTCAGGCGGCCAGCGCCAGCGTGTTGCAATGGGCCGCGCTATCGTCAGAAATCCCCAGGTTTTCCTGTTTGACGAACCCTTGTCGAACCTTGATGCAAAGCTGCGCGTTCAGATGCGCTCCGAGATCAAGCAGTTGCACCAGCGATTGAAGACGACGACCATCTACGTTACCCACGATCAGATCGAGGCGATGACGATGGCCGACAGGATTGTGGTGATGCGGGATGGCTTCGTTGAGCAGATCGGCACACCGCTCGACCTCTACGACCGCCCCGCAAATCTTTTTGTCGCAGGATTTATCGGGTCGCCGGGGATGAACCTCATTCGCGGAAGGATCAGCGCCACCGGTCCGCTGGCCTTTATCGCCGACAGCGGCGGCAAATTGCCATTGCCTGCCAGGGCAGACTTGGAGCGTGGAGCCGAAGTCATCTATGGCATCCGACCGGAACACCTGACGATTGGGCAAGGCCCGGTCACAGCAGACGTCCTTTTGATCGAGCCGACGGGAGCTGAAACCCAGGTGACTGCCAAGTTTGGATCGAACCACCTGATCGCGACCGTCCGGGAACGGCTAAACCTTGCCGCTGGCGACACACTGGCCATCGCGCCGGACGTTGGCAAACTGCATCTGTTTGACGCGAAGACGGAAAAGCGATTGGTGCTGGCGTAG
- the tkt gene encoding transketolase: MLDQPNTAATVPTAKDPHLRDLANCIRFLSMDAVQKAESGHPGMPMGMADIATVLFSDFMKFDPEDPKWFDRDRFLISNGHGSMLLYSLLYLTGYEDMTIDEIKRFRQIDSKTPGHPEYHFAPGIETTTGPLGQGFANSVGLALAERIMNAEFEDSLVDHYTYVFLGDGCLMEGISQEAISLAGHLKLGKLIAFFDNNSISIDGATSLAESDDQSARFRASNWHVQEIDGHDTDAIRAAIIEARRIDDRPSMISCKTIIGFGFPTKAGTQKAHSDAPGEEEIAGARKLLGWSAEPFEIPSGLLENWRGIGRRGRTARQQWEARLDASSRHCPDFKRRIEGEMPDGWRSSIATARQEFLSGEKDLATRQASGAVLNHLFKAIPELLGGSADLTPSNNTKAKDQVEIKPQSYAGSYLHYGVREHGMAAAMNGIALHGGLIPYGGTFLTFSDYCRPAIRLAAMMEVRTIFVMTHDSIGLGEDGPTHQPVEHLSALRAIPGLAVYRPGDPIETAECWEAILDRPRQAALIALSRQPMPLLRREGGSANRSAKGGYVFVEAEGGERQLTLLATGSELHLAVEARAELQKEGIATAVVSMPCSLLFEEQDATYKRSVLGETRARVAVEAGMQDSWDRYIGVDGGFVGMHRFGASGKIGDVYAKFDMTVDAIVRKAKAVLSDLGL, translated from the coding sequence ATGCTGGATCAACCAAACACAGCTGCCACCGTGCCAACAGCCAAGGATCCACATCTTCGCGACTTGGCGAATTGCATCCGGTTTCTCTCCATGGACGCGGTCCAAAAAGCCGAAAGCGGTCATCCCGGCATGCCGATGGGCATGGCGGACATCGCCACGGTATTGTTCTCCGATTTCATGAAGTTCGATCCTGAAGATCCAAAATGGTTCGACCGGGATCGTTTCCTGATCTCAAACGGCCACGGATCGATGCTGCTTTACAGCCTGCTATATCTGACCGGCTACGAAGACATGACAATCGACGAGATCAAGCGTTTCCGCCAGATCGACAGCAAGACGCCCGGTCACCCGGAATACCATTTCGCACCGGGCATCGAGACGACCACCGGCCCGCTCGGGCAAGGCTTTGCCAATTCGGTCGGACTTGCGCTTGCCGAGCGGATTATGAATGCCGAGTTTGAGGATAGCCTTGTCGATCATTATACATATGTGTTCCTTGGCGATGGCTGCCTGATGGAAGGCATCAGCCAGGAAGCGATCTCTCTTGCCGGCCACCTCAAGCTCGGAAAGCTGATCGCGTTCTTCGACAACAATTCGATCTCGATCGATGGCGCTACCAGCCTCGCCGAGTCCGACGACCAGAGCGCCAGGTTCCGGGCGTCGAACTGGCACGTTCAGGAAATCGACGGCCACGACACCGACGCAATTCGTGCAGCGATTATTGAGGCTCGGCGGATCGACGACAGACCGTCGATGATTTCCTGCAAAACGATCATCGGCTTCGGGTTTCCGACCAAAGCCGGCACGCAGAAGGCTCATAGCGACGCACCGGGCGAGGAAGAAATTGCCGGGGCACGGAAGCTACTTGGTTGGTCGGCAGAACCGTTCGAAATCCCGAGCGGCCTTCTCGAAAACTGGCGGGGGATTGGCCGTAGAGGCCGCACGGCCAGACAGCAATGGGAAGCGCGTCTGGACGCGTCATCTAGGCATTGCCCGGACTTCAAGCGGCGGATAGAGGGCGAGATGCCGGATGGTTGGCGGTCATCGATCGCGACGGCTCGGCAAGAGTTCCTCTCGGGCGAAAAGGACTTGGCGACGAGACAAGCGAGCGGCGCCGTTCTCAACCACCTCTTCAAAGCAATCCCCGAATTGCTCGGCGGTTCGGCGGATTTGACCCCGTCGAACAACACCAAGGCTAAGGATCAGGTAGAGATCAAGCCCCAATCGTACGCTGGCTCCTATTTGCATTACGGGGTGCGAGAGCACGGCATGGCTGCCGCGATGAATGGCATTGCGCTGCATGGCGGCCTCATCCCTTATGGCGGGACTTTTCTGACATTCTCCGACTATTGCCGGCCCGCCATCCGGCTTGCTGCGATGATGGAAGTCCGGACGATCTTCGTCATGACCCACGACTCCATCGGACTTGGCGAGGATGGGCCCACCCACCAGCCGGTCGAACATCTGTCGGCCCTGCGAGCTATTCCTGGCCTTGCCGTCTATCGCCCCGGTGATCCGATTGAAACAGCGGAATGCTGGGAGGCTATCCTCGATCGACCACGACAGGCAGCGTTGATCGCCCTGTCGCGTCAGCCGATGCCACTCCTGCGGCGGGAGGGCGGCTCCGCAAACCGATCAGCCAAGGGCGGTTACGTTTTTGTTGAAGCCGAAGGCGGCGAGCGCCAACTGACATTGCTCGCGACTGGCTCTGAGCTGCATCTGGCTGTCGAAGCGAGAGCTGAACTTCAAAAGGAAGGCATTGCAACTGCGGTCGTTTCGATGCCCTGCAGTTTGTTGTTCGAAGAGCAGGACGCAACATACAAGCGATCGGTGCTTGGTGAGACACGTGCACGCGTTGCCGTCGAGGCGGGGATGCAGGATTCGTGGGACCGGTACATCGGCGTTGATGGCGGATTTGTCGGTATGCATCGCTTCGGCGCATCCGGCAAGATCGGTGACGTCTACGCAAAGTTCGATATGACCGTCGATGCGATCGTCCGCAAAGCCAAGGCGGTGTTGAGCGATCTCGGCTTATGA
- a CDS encoding VOC family protein, whose translation MFTHVMIGSNDLTRSKAFYDATFMALGGAPGEVDARGRIVYGHGGSRLMITVPIDGKPATVANGGTIGLVASSQEHVKAWHDAGVRNGGRSTETPPCQRPNGSFVAYLRDPDGNKLTARTLTLA comes from the coding sequence ATGTTCACCCACGTGATGATCGGCAGCAATGACCTTACGAGATCCAAAGCCTTCTACGACGCCACCTTCATGGCCCTTGGGGGCGCACCCGGGGAGGTTGATGCCAGAGGGAGGATTGTCTACGGACATGGCGGAAGCCGCCTAATGATAACTGTGCCGATTGATGGGAAACCCGCGACCGTCGCAAATGGTGGAACGATTGGTCTTGTCGCTTCAAGTCAGGAGCATGTGAAAGCATGGCACGACGCTGGCGTGAGAAATGGAGGTCGATCCACAGAGACACCTCCTTGCCAACGACCAAATGGATCTTTTGTGGCCTATCTCCGTGATCCAGATGGAAACAAGCTGACCGCGCGCACGCTAACGTTGGCCTAA
- a CDS encoding GTP pyrophosphokinase, which yields MNLETAIKLATDAHAGQVDEAGEPYILHPLRVMLAMNTNDQRIVAVLHDMVGDSPWTCLDLSSQHGFSAEIVEAVAALTRFRGEYFFDFIRRLAPNPIARAVKIADLRDKLNPSREILGDAQLRFRREKYRCALDMLLDI from the coding sequence ATGAATCTCGAAACAGCAATCAAGCTCGCCACCGACGCGCACGCCGGCCAGGTCGATGAGGCCGGCGAACCTTATATCCTCCATCCACTCCGCGTCATGCTAGCCATGAATACTAACGACCAGAGAATTGTCGCCGTCCTGCACGATATGGTCGGTGATAGCCCATGGACTTGCCTTGACCTTTCTTCGCAGCACGGCTTCTCGGCAGAGATCGTGGAGGCGGTGGCCGCCCTTACCCGTTTCCGAGGCGAATATTTTTTCGACTTCATCCGGCGGCTAGCACCGAACCCAATCGCGCGCGCGGTGAAAATTGCTGACCTCCGAGATAAGCTCAATCCCAGCCGGGAAATTTTAGGCGATGCACAGTTGCGTTTTCGCCGGGAAAAGTATCGCTGCGCTCTGGATATGCTCCTGGATATCTGA